DNA sequence from the Gopherus evgoodei ecotype Sinaloan lineage chromosome 3, rGopEvg1_v1.p, whole genome shotgun sequence genome:
TGCTCCTTTGCCTTcctgagggggtgtggggtggggcaaaGTCCGGCCAGGACTGCTTTGCTAAACTCTGGGCTGTCTTTGCAGTGAAATCGACAAGACTCTGGAGAACATGTCCAACTACAGGAGGAACAAATGGATCATCGAGGGCAAGCTGCGCAGGTGGGTGCTACCGAGGGCTTCCGGGGTGGCAGGCTAGGTCGAGGAGGAGGCTAGGGGCAGAAGGGGACAGCATTTCTGGTCAATTGATCTGCCGGATAACATCAACTGACCTGCCTATTGTTCAACCAGAGTTAAACATTCCAGCGGGATGCGATCGCAAAGGTAGGTCAATGCCTATTTCAGGGCATCTGTCATCGGTTGGAACTTCATTTCATCGTGTTTTCCGCTCTGAGCTTGAGTAGCTCGTCATCTGGAATGAAGCACCAATGTCCTAGCCAGGGATACTCGGACCTCAGCGGTTCAGGAACCAAGTCAGAGCTCAGATTACCCAGCAGAGCCACTGccatgtgaattcattgtttcattggaTAGATATTCCTATTTAAAGAGTCTCAAGTTTTTATttatgattctcactgcaaaacgACCGACCGGCTATTAGTCTTTTTTCAGCTACAGTCAGTTAATAACATagcaaaagcatcctgattggctaATAGCTTAGATTGGCCAATAGTTAATTGGTCGTGAGTCTCTGAGGATGGCTGATCTCAGGCTAAGCCTGTGGGAGGCCACAAACGCCTCCCATTTTTCTGGTGTTGTGGTCTATAGCTGGAAGAAGTCAGTGCTCTAAAATATTTGGCCATTTTTGACTGATGAGTTGACCGACTCTTTTAAGACCAGTCAAATGTCCAGTCCTACTTCTGGCACAGAAACTTATGGGGTGGCTATAGGGGGAGGGCAGCGAGGCTCCAGGCGTCTTGGTGAATTAGAAGGAGGCTGCTGCAGCCACTCTGCCATGGCAACATCCGAGTTCTCAGTCTGTTGGATCCGAACTGCgcgcctgcccccagcccttgtGGGGGTTGGGTACCTGAGAGGCGGCAGGGAGTCGGTGTCCCCGACTGGCATTCAGGACATTCCCTATGTGGCTCTGCAGGTTGAAAATCGCCCTGGCCAAGAGGACGGGCCGCCCGGAGTCCGAGATCACGGGCCTGGATGAGGGGCCCAGGCGGCGCAGCTCCCGGATCACAGAGGAGAACAGTGGtttggaggcagaggaggaagagagcCGGGGCCGGAAATCCCGCAAGGATGAGGAGGTAGCCACGTGGCAGGGCCAGGTCGACGGGCGAGGGGAGTGGGGACGTTCAGAGGCAGTGTcatttagtggttagagcaggggagacaggactcttgggttcttttCCTAGCTCTACCACTGACTCGTACAAGTCTTGCTCcctgatgcctcagtttccccaactgtgcCATTGGGGCAACATCACAAGGGTGAACCAGAGCTGCTGATGTTCGAGGGGTAAAGGGGGGGTATTCCCCCATCTGCACAGAGGTCCTGTATGCAGAGCCAGGGGAACATAGTGGGCAAGGGTGGGGGGATTCACTCCTCCTGACTGTCCCTTCTCCCGCTCAGACCAGCATTCCTGCATCCAGCGTCCCCGAGCTGGAGAGACAGATCGAGAAGCTAGCCAAGGTAAGGCTGGCCCcacttggggtggggagctggcagcCTCTGGCTCTGGATCCCCGGGACAGCCCCCAGCAGAGGATGGCTCCCCCTGGTTCACCCTCTgccctcttttccctcccccagagGCAGATGTTCTTCCGGAAGAAGCTGCTCCACGCTTCACAGACGCTGCGGGCCACGGCGCTGGGCCAGGACCGCTACCGCAGGCGGTACTGGGTTCTGCCCCACCTGGGCGGGATCTTCGTGGAGGGCTCTGAGGCAGGTGAGCTGGGTTGGGGGCCTTGTGGGAAGGGGGGCTGTTACAGGAGAGAGGCTTGCACGGTTCTGATCTCTTCCCGACCCCACCCTGCAGCTGCGGAGGGGGGGCCCAAggacatggaggaggaggaggaggaggaaaaagaggcTGCTCCGGAGATCTCCCCTGTGAAGAAAGAACCGGTCGAGCTGCCCATCCCCAACCGGCTGAAGTGCACGGCCTCCCGGGCACGGGGCCGGCCGCGGAAAAGCAAAGAGGAGCTGGCCCGGCCAGGCAGGCCCAAGCCCCCACCGCTCAACGGGCTCCTGGAGGACTCGAtgcccccctgccagagccagcacGATCTGAGCCAGTCAGCCTTCCTGTCCTGGCTGAGCCAGACGCAGTCATCCCTGCTCAACAGCTCGGTCCTCACCCCGGACAGCAGCCCCGGGAAGGgggatcccagtccccctgcccccgaGGCGCCCGCCCTGGAGGAGAGCTTCCCAGAGACAATGGAGAAACAGGGGCCCTGGTTCAACCTGCTGCCCAGGACGCCCTGCCATGCCTCTCCCACCCTCACCACCTCCTCAGAGGAACCCCCTGCTAGAGCCGCCCTCCAACCTCGCAGCCCCGGGGACCAGCCCAAGGCTATGGGCAGGCAGGTGAGAGCTAGCCGGCTGCCTagggctgctgctggagtggaCAGGAAAAGAGTttggggaatgggacacggggaggtgggagggaggccTAGCAGGTCTCCCATTGGCAGGCGCCTGTCTTGCTGACCATGTGGGCACAGCGGGCACTGCCAAAGGGACCCTCGCCTCTGGCCCCTGTAGGTGTCGCTCTAAGCAGGGCTGGAAAGCCTCCCCGTCCCCTTCCCTTTGCCCCGGGCAGGATCTGGGCCccggggaggggtcaggggaccAGCTAGAGTCTGGCGGATCTGTGGGCTCCAgcttcctggggtggggggtgtggggctgagtCTGGGGAGGAAACCACCTCCTCGTATCCAGGGGGCTGcgaggggaggagtggggtggtGGCTGGCCCCCCGAGGaaggggggcaggagcacagacGAGGCCCATGGCAAGTGAGGGAAGCCCCGTGACGTGGGTCACTTAGAGCCGGAGCCCCGAGGGGGCTGGAGGGTCTGGCTCCCAGGGGGGCGGCGGGGCTGGGGCGAGGGCTGTGCAGCCGGCACCTCTCACCCgcgctctctctcctcccagccgAATGGCCCCACATCTCCCCCCCTCGCTTCCACGCCCATCCACGCCAGCCCCAGGGTGCCCAGTGCGTGCCCCAGGGGCCGGGGCGGACCTGAGAAGGCCCAGGAGCCGCCGGGGCAGCCCAAGCGCCGGGGCCGGCCCCCCACCAAGTTCTTCAAGCAGATTGAGCAGAAGTATCTCACCCAGCTGATGGCTCAGCCCGTGCCCCCAGGTGAGgatacccccccaccccccatcggGCAGTGATCCCAGCactgctcttctcttctccctgggtgtcacggagtgtgggggagtccggccctgcacccctcttcccgggacccacagtgactctcagccagccagtaaaacagaaggtttattggataacaggaacacaggttacagcagagcttgcaggcacagtcaggacccctccaccgagtccttctgggctttcagggtgcttggatcctagctaggataccctgaattccgcccacacagccccaagcccaaactcaaactgcttccctcctgccactcccttcctttgcccccttcccgggcaaaggtgttgacctttcccctcccttagctagctcaggttacaggccctggcatcgtccatcccctaaagtcctcccctgctctcccactccccacacagacagcccctattTCATCACACCGGGGCAGCCCAGTTCCCAGCCTGCCACCTTCTCCGCCCAGCCAGACTTCCCTTCCTTCCTTGCCTGGGGGTGGGTGAGTCTCCCTCTTGACATCGTCCGTCCCCCTGTCCCTCCCTGTCATTCACGGGGGGGCACCCAGCCTCGGGTGAAGACAGGAGACCACGTCCGCCCCCGTCTCATTGAGGGCACAGAGCTGGGTTTGGGTgccagtcaggactcctgggtcccgttCTCTGCCGTGCTGCGGGGCGGTGGGGATTGTCGGATTTGTCTCCCGTTCCCTGCTGGGGTCCCGTTCCCCTGCAGGGTGACTGGGAGCTGGCAGCCCCCCCGTGCTCAGCCGGCTCTGTGGCTGCCTTGCAGAGATGCAGAGCGGCTGGTGGTGGCTTAAGGACGCGGAGGAGCTGGAGGCCGTGGTCCGAGCGCTGCACCCGCGGGGGATCCGCGAGAAGGCCCTGCACAAGCACCTCACCAAGCACAAGGAGTATCTGCAGGAGGTCTGCACCCGCGCCACTGCCGGTGAGGACACGctggtggttgggggaggggggaaccgggCCATGGGTGGAGGGCGAGGACGCCGGGCCGTTAAACCTGTCTCTCTCCTGCCCAGATCCCATCTTCCAGCCCCAGGCCACCGGCCACCCCGTGTCTCAGGAAGCTTTGGCCCGGTGGTCCGTGACGGAGCGGGCCTACGAGATGGACCTTGCCCTCCTGCAGTGGGTGGAAGAGCTGGAGCAGCGGGTCCTGATGGCGGATCTGCAGATCCGGGTGAGGAGCCTGGGCCCCcaccctgtgccccccaccccgatATAGCTTGGGAGAGCTAGTGGGTGCTGCAAAATGCACCCCTCCTTGCTGCTGCGGGGTGCATTTGGCACAGGGGATGAGTCCCTGGCATAGGCGGCTGCCCGGTCATGCCAGCGAACTCTTTCCCtggtccctccccccagggccGTGACCTCAGCAGGTTGGCACCTGAATGAATGACCCCAGGGCAGCCCCAGGTGCTGCTGGGTGGTTGGTAAAGCCGGCTGGGATCCGAGCAGGCTGAACCACCCTACCCCCCAGGATCCCAGCCCCCCTCTAAGGCTCTCCTTCCCCCCAGGGCTGGACGTGTCCGAGCCCCGACTCGGCACGGGACGACCTACGGTACTGCGAGCACAAAGTGGGCGTCCTGGAGGAGATCACCCTCAAGAACCGGCGGGAGGGGCTGCCCCCCTCCCGGGAGGCCACCAACCCCCTGGACCTGGCCGTCCTGCGGCTGGCGGCGCTGGAGCAGAATATGGAGCGCCGGTACCTGAAGGAGCCGCTGTGGGCGCCGCACGAGGTGGTGGTGGAGAAGGCCGTGCTGAGCAGCCCTGAGGCACTGGACCTGGGCAGCACGGAGATGTGAGTGCCTGGCACGCGCGGGGAGGCAATGGGGTTTCCGGGACGGGGCTCGAGAGCACAGACTGGGAGCCCaaactcctgggttcttcccccagccctgggaccGGGTCTAGGGCCTAgactgggagccaagactcctaggttcgattcctggctctgggatgggggtggggtctagTAGGTTAACGCAGGGAAgtgctgggtgccaggactcctgggttctcttcctggccaTGTGATTTAGGCAGATCCCtttctttctgtgcttcagtttccctctctggaCAATCCAGAGAGtaaccccctccccagggctggatgTGGAGTGGCAGCAAGGGTTACTTAGCATGCAACCAGCTCCCTGTCAGGGCATTCTCCATGCACCAGGCTGAGTGTTTCTCCTCTACCCTAGTGCCTACGAGATCACTCCCCGGATGCGGACGTGGCGCCAGACCCTGGAGCGGTGCCGGAGCGCGGCCCAGGTCTCCCTGTGTATCTACCAGCTGGAGAAATCCATTGCCTGGGAGAAGTCAGTCAACAAAgtggtaagggggccagggggtgggggggcacattCGATGGTTCCCGGATGTCAGGAGGCGCCAGGGATCAGGGGTAGTGTAGGGAAGAGGTGGcaccctgtggaactccctgctgcaggagggaGAGTCGGGGCTGGAACTCTGTTGGGAGAGCCACCATCCtactgcaggggtggggagggggtcagagctgGATCCGGGCTGGATGGACCTAGTAGGGTAAGAGAGAAATACCTGGTTGGGCTGAGTTCCTGTCGGGGGCTGGGCGCCCCTCTCAGCCCACCCACCTCACGTGCTCCTTTGCCCCCAGACGTGTCTGGTGTGCCGGAAGGGGGATGACGACGAACACCTGCTGCTGTGTGATGGCTGCGACCGTGGCTGCCACCTCTACTGCCATCGGCCCAGGATGACGGAGGTGCCGGACGGGGACTGGTTCTGCTCTGTCTGCATCTCCCAGGTACGTTCCCGTGGGAGCCCACCTGGGCTTCGACCCCTGCATGGCCTGAGCCGGGCTGTCCCCCTCACCGAGATCTTTCCGAGCCCAGATAacaccctctctcccccacccctgctgggagccagggctgctgGGTGGTGGCTGTGTGACCTCAGAGGAGCGTCTCCCCtcgtgccttagtttccctattGTGCGGTTCAGGGGTGGGGAGCAACCGATTCCAGCAGGTGACTCCCCCAGTCTCTCTTTCCTTGCAGGCGGGAGGCGAGTATTACGAGGACCCCAGTTCACCCAGGCGAGGCAAGAAGCGGAAAGGCGGGCGTCTCTTCGGGGGGGGCttcccagaggaggaggagagccccGGGCGCCGGGTTCTGCCGCGGAGGCGTGACACCCTGTCGGTGCCCCGCTACTCAGGGGAGGGCCTGTCCCCCTCCAAGCGGAGGAGACTGTCCCCACGTGGCCAGAGCAGCGACCTGACCTTCTGCGAGTACGTACCCTGGGGTGTGTCCCCCTcagctggggtggggcctgggagggGGGGTCATGTGCATGCCCCAGCTGGGGTGGGAGCACTGCACTCCCCAGTTTGGTACATATCCCTGTGCTATGCCCCTTCCATTCTGCAGGATCATCCTGATGGAGATGGAGTCTCAGGAGGACGCCTGGCCCTTCCTGGAGCCCGTCAACCCCCGGCTGGTGCCCGGCTACAGGAAAATCATCAAGAACCCCATGGACTTTGCCACCATGCGGACGCGGCTCCTGCGGGGCGAGTgagtgtcagggcagggggctcgggggggggggccatCTCTGCAAGGAGCCAGAGGGCAGCATGGACCTCACAGGCTGGCGCCGAgcatccctccccttccccggGCCGCCTGGCCCCAGGGACGAAGAACCTACCTGCACCCATCTGGCTGTGTGGGGCTGCTCCTCCTTCTTCCCAAAGGCTGGCTAGACACCACCTGGGTATCGCTGGGTCAGGGGAGCaactgctggggtggggaggaggatagAGGGAAAGAGCCAGGATGGGTATGGGGGGATTCAGGCaatggggagggggtggcagcagagctcaggggagctGTTCCCTGCTCTGAGGCTGCTGTGATCCGGGACTGGGGGGAGGACTCAGGGGTGACTGAGTCTCCTTGGCTCTTCCCCAGGTATGTGAGCTGTGAGGAATTCGCCACTGATGCCACGCTGGTGTTCGACAACTGCCAGACCTTCAACGAGGACGACTCGGAGGTGGGCAAGGCCGGGCGTGCCATGCGGAGATTCTTCGAGAGCCGGTGGGAGGAATTTTATCAGGGAAAACACGCTCCTAACCCGTGAAGCgggagcccaggggtggggttggggactgTGCCCCCCGCCCTCCACGCTCCTGACCTGAGACCTGTCTCGTGCGGTTTGGGGTAGGGAGAgagaccccctcccacccccgcaaAAGAACTGACTCCTCTGGAGACGATCTCGCTGCCTGCTGAATTCCCGACGGAGGCTGGTCCCGGCGTGACGTGgaaaagcccctcccccccacacacacataccagggggcttggggcaacgGGGCGTCTCCACGGCCCGgctgctccccgcccccagccccccccccagccacccgGACTCATAGACTGTGTAAGCCAAAAACGAAAGAAACCAGGCGATCGCTCTTCAGGTTCCTTTTCTACTTCACCACCACCTGACCTGGCAAAGGAAGAAAgacgcccccccgcccccttggCTGGGAGTATTTAACATAGCAATAGTTCGTAGTGACCGTGTATGAGGatggcactgctgtgtgctgTCTCTGAGGCATTAATGGCCAGTAAAGTGAACTCAACTCCTCGAGATTCGCGTCGAGCTTCACACCCGGACCCGCTCGCAACGACACTGGGATGCGCTGTTCCACACAcagccctccccccatccccagctcgcTGCTTCCCTTCCGGGACCTTTCCATTCCTGCCCTTCCGGGACCTTTCCATGCCCCCTCGCCTTTCCTCATCCTTTCCTTCCGGGACCTTTCCATGCCTGCCCTTCCGCCCTTACCTTCGGGGGCCTTTCCATGCGCCACCGTCCCCATTGCACTTACCTTCTGGAACCTTTCCATGCGCCCCCGTTCCCATTGCACTTACGGTCCGGGACCTTTCCATGCCCCCTCGCCCCTCCTCATCCTTTCCTTCCGGGACCTTTCCATGCCTGCCCTTCCGCCTTTACCTTTCGGGGCCTTTCCATGCACCCCGTCCCCATTGCACTTACCTTCCAGGACCTttccactcctgcccctctgccccccttaTCCTCCTGGACCTTTCCAGGCCTGTTCCCCGCCTCCCTTTACCTTCCGGGACCTTTATACTACCCTCAACAGGatccccatccctccccaaccCTAACTCTctcccaactccctcccccacatcaggCCCTACCATTGCAGGCCCTTTAGTGGGGGGGGAGTCCCTGTTGTCCTGTCCCCCCCAACCCACTGGATCAGATCCTTCTCTGCTGTAGGACtgtcaccccccccacacacatacaattAATAGGGGTTTGAGAGAGGATCAGACACCCCCACGGATCTGGCTACAGGgatctgggctgggctgagcatCGCTGTAGCCGGAGGCggggttctgtgtgggggagccccttccctgccctgttCCTCAGCAGGAAcacgcaccccccacccccgtgagcTAGGCTTGTTCATGGGAACCTAGCCTGAATGGGTGTGTGCCCCTCCCTTTGctgtgagaccccccccccccggagtagGGCTTGTGCTGTTTGTTCTTCCTTCAAccctctccccccctgccccaagctgcTGGGTTTGCACTTCATGGAGGAACCtagcccagctccccccaccctgctgtgtgctcttcACAGGCAGCACCCATCCCGCCTCGCAGGGGTAAAGAacgggcagggggagcagggcaagACCCGTCCCTCCAAGCCAGAAGCTGTCCCacactgggatgggggggggtgccCCAAAGGGGTGGGAGAGCATAGGCAGCTCTAGGACCTTAGCCCCAGCGTGTcagcatctcccccaccccccagattcCTGTTGACGGATCCAGGGAGCCAGAGCTGCGGTTTTGATCCCCTCTGTCCCAGGACGGGCGACTCATGCCAGCCCCCTGGCtatcccccctgcaccctaaacctCTGAATGGCTCTGCTGCCCCCAGCTTGTGGGAGGCCCCACATCTATTCAAGCCTCCCCACCCTCGTGCCACTCGCCAGGCCTGGGGGACCTCTTGGGGGAGGGGACGCTTTGGTGAAGGTGCATTGGGGGGTGGTGGCCGACCTTGCTCCCTGCCaacctgctcagggcaggggaaaggccTGGGGTGCCTGGGCCGCGGGGAGCCCAGCCCCCGGGCCACTTGGTCCCAGTGGAGAGTCTCCCTCCACTCCGTGACCTCACCCTCGGCTCGGGTGCCGAGAGCTGGAGGTAAAGGCTTgcttcccctccacccacccccagcagctggctAGGGCAGTTAGGCACCCAGCTTcaaatggggaggggggcactCAGCTCCCTCCGCAGATTGGCAGCAGCGCCGGACAAGCTGCTGCATCCTgggtcccccacctccccagtatTGAGGATAATGTGTGATGGTGAATGCTGGGGGTGGGCCAGGCCTGATCTAGGCAGGGGAGGCTGAGCTGGGTTATCGCTAATCCCACTGCCCGTTGTCTTTGGAAATATCCCCCCTCCATAGCCCCTCATTAACCCTTTGCTCGTTCACTCTGCAGCCCTTGCTGGTCTCCCCCAGGACTTTCTGGAAAGCGCGGGGTTGGGGGGTGGTCCCTTGCCCTTCCCATGTATTAAGCCCTGTCTGGGGATAGAGCGTCACGGAGGTGGAGCGATGGTGTGGAAATCAACCCCCTGGCCGCCCCCCGCTCCTCAAACCACGATATTACGGGTACTCGCTTTAGAGCGGCTGGCGGGCAGGCCCCAGCGGAGCCGCTTCACAGTCCAGTCCAGCTGTGCGACATCTgggacacacccacccaccccttcccccagcccgtCGTCCACTCACCATGAGCACTGAAATCAACTAACCTACCTTGGGGGGGTGGGAAGCCCTGAGATGGAAGCAGCCTCTGTCatgcattcccccaccccccccatcgTCTTTAAAAGTAGCCTTTTTTCTATCAAATAACCTcaaaaactttttattttatttttttgctttgaaataaGAGGTGGATTTGAAGCCTATTTGAACTGACTTTATATTAtgcataaatatttatattttatctaaataACTGCGCtgtaacaaacttttttttttaaatattttggatctgtcaggtttttgttttttttttggtttgtgtttttgtttttgtcatgGAAAAGTTTTAGTCTCTGTAATGGTGTTGTGGTGTTTtaaaaaggtttttgttttgtttttttcccctgataAAATGCCCTGAATTTTAAATCCCCACCTTCCTTCTTAGCCCCTGCCATCCCCATAAAATTAATCCAGCCGTGTCTGAAATCCCACCCATCTACTCTTCCTTATTGGGGATGCACCAGAGTGTAAAAATCCATTCTGGACTGAGTATGAGAGATGTCAAGATGCggagtatattttattttttaacccttAATGAGTTGGCTTTGTAAATTACATGGGTGGGGTCTAGAACtggccttccccctcccctcccaccccggcTGTCTGATAAAACAGGAAGACCCAACCACGATAAAAGAAAGAGATTCTGATGTTCCTTGCAAAAGGAACAGGACTGGCTCTTTTTTATATAACCAAATGTGGTGTTTTAGTGACTTTTTGATAATGTACAGTTTTTGtgaatttaaatttatttctttctatatttttaGGACCAATCTCATTTTTAATAaggtttaaaggaaaaaaaatattctagatTAACTCCTGTTTGTTGCCATGTGATGTTCCCACAAGTACAGCGGTAGAGAGTGCTTGTCAAGTTGCGAGAATAAAAACAAACCCACGTTTGATAGAGATGGTGTCGTCGGGGGTGTTTCTCGTGGGGGGCAGCTGGATGGGGGTGCAAGAGGGAGAGCCCAGCTGGCTGTTCAAGGCTGAAGTTCAGGCTGTGTGTCGGGCAGGAAGAACGGGGATTAGGCAGAAGCAGTGCCCAAGGGAGTTGGGAGCATCAAGTCAAAGGGCTTTAGGGAAAAATTCCTCCACTCCCTCTATATTTTTTCCCTCGGTGTGGTGGGAGTAGAAGCGCCTCCTCCCTCATTTTATTACAGGGCATTTAAAAATTCCCTGGTATCCCCTTCCGGGCCGTTCCATATCCCCActcctcagcccctgctgaaaaaTCTCATCCCCAACGGTCAGTAGCCGTGCCGGGAAGCGGGCAAAGGACAGCAGACTGCAGCCAGGCCTTGTCCTGGTGTAACAGGCTGGGGCGTGTTTTCTGCGCTCCAGCGTTGCTACCCGCACAAGACCCAGGCTGGGCACGGTTCCCTGGGGTGCAAGGGGCACGTAACCTGGTAGCTAAttccctggggtggggcttggaGCACTTCCACGACGGTCCGACTGAGCCCGACCTGGGGCACTGTAACGGGGGTAAATGAGGCTGTTAGGGTTAGAAAGCTCAGCTCAGCTGCCTAGGGGATTTGGGCACCCACCACAAGGAGTGGAACTTGGGCCTCTGCCCCCTCAAGGTTACTGTGTCCATGCAGCCAGGAACCCGCCTCCCTTTTAACTGGCTCCTGGGCCGCTGGAgcgggagctgctgctgcagaggcggctggctGCCTGCACGCGCTGAGTTATGCCTGTGCAGCTGCTTCTGACGCATCTCAACCCATCTGATCCGCTGGGCTCCTGGGCCGCCCCCTCGGCCTGGGAACGCAGGGAGGGAGCCTGGCCGCTGTGGCACAGCAGGACGGAGCTGCAGCCTACTGGGCCCCAGGCCGCACTAGAAGGGCCTGGTTCCTGCTGCCCAGCCAGCTCTGTTCTCTCCCGTGGTCCTGAATTAACCCAGCTTGAGGAGGTGAGGCGAGCGTGTCAGGTCTCAGACCAGTTTTTacaacagcaactgctgcagcaTGGCCCTCGATACCCCCCTGCCTAGCCTCAGTTACCAGCTGCTTCCCCCCTGGGAGCAGCACCCAAGCAGGGGTGCTATTGTACACTGGCTGGGGGTACCCCTGGCGTCCTGGGGTTTGACAATTGCTCTGCCAGGGTAAAAATGGGTTGTTTTTTCCTAGGCAAAAGACCCAACCAAAACCACTGGGCAAACTGAGGCGGCCAAGCTGATGGTGACAGAGACTAGACAGGGCTGGGTGCTAAGTCCCAGGCTCCCTTGCCCGTGCTGGGACATGTTTCCCTCCTCTGGACAAAGGCTTTGCTGCTAAACCAGGCCTGAATCCCACAACCCCATGGCTTAAGAACAGAGGAATAGCCCAAGGGTCCAGCTAGCGCCGTATCCTGGTTCGGCCAATACTTCAGAGGCCGTTAGCAAgtgctccagtcccagctcctgaCAGAAGTTTAGCGCCATACGGGGGCTGGGGTGTTCCTGCCAGTTGTGGCTAAGATCGAGGGCTGGGCCTCTATGAACTGATCTCATCTTGCTTTTGGCCTTCAGCatgtcccctggcaatgagttccacaggttgtgcaTCATGTGACTAATGTTGCTGGAGGGCGCCCCCTGGT
Encoded proteins:
- the BAZ2A gene encoding bromodomain adjacent to zinc finger domain protein 2A isoform X2 yields the protein METNNHFNFPGLPSVPTASGLKPAPSSGDSLYTNGSPINFPPQGKGLNGDMNGNGLSTVSHASTSGTFTSAGHSPDASALPHPYDYLWNYPPYQPSGLKETPAVSQFSGLGQYPLNGILGGTRPVSPGHNTNPRAGQEFWANGTSSSMGLSFDSQELYDSFQDQSFELVPNGASGFYTAAQPSPMLGSGAQPFSPPPGPQDEPGTGQEGSLAAKEMSPASEETGAALIGSKELEETQPDLKMCSYSSSGPAVELLSQEASVLSPDTAGSCLGNASALAGPLADPPLLSEDPLEPFESLARDPGTGDLYEMDNSQLVNDKSSLEAAPDISTLECSESPSLNNSSSFSLLPDDSQAPASLFVSPDSPPVLREAVLQDSSLDLQDGGDPGEEESEALECSPLPGPESPCLEEEEEVAEDSCLEAPAALHSALARGEVPRRRIATAEEVRFPLQHGWRREVRIKKGSHRWQGETWYYGPCGKRMKQFPEVIKYLSRNMVQSVRREHFSFSPRMPVGDFYEERDTPQGLQWVKLTQEEIPSRIQAITGKRGRPRNAEKETAKAKEAPKVKRGRGRPPKAKMADLLSKTDARLLKKLEAQEVLSDEDRLKMSKIKKKMRRKARNKQKQEAKVPKPKEAKKKAKAKKEKGRPEKAKEKGRPKEKGRPKEKAKAVRKVDKNLLAQRRLEERRRQQIILEEMKKPTEDMCLGDHQPLPPFSRIPGLVLPSGAFSDCLTIVEFLHSYGRVLGFEVPRDVPSLCTLQEGLFGMDDSLGEVQDLLVRLLRAALYDPGLPSYCQSLKILGEKVSEISLNRDTVSEILRCFLMAYGADADLCHGLRTKPFQALPPDRKAAILAFLVNELNGSALIINEIDKTLENMSNYRRNKWIIEGKLRRLKIALAKRTGRPESEITGLDEGPRRRSSRITEENSGLEAEEEESRGRKSRKDEETSIPASSVPELERQIEKLAKRQMFFRKKLLHASQTLRATALGQDRYRRRYWVLPHLGGIFVEGSEAAAEGGPKDMEEEEEEEKEAAPEISPVKKEPVELPIPNRLKCTASRARGRPRKSKEELARPGRPKPPPLNGLLEDSMPPCQSQHDLSQSAFLSWLSQTQSSLLNSSVLTPDSSPGKGDPSPPAPEAPALEESFPETMEKQGPWFNLLPRTPCHASPTLTTSSEEPPARAALQPRSPGDQPKAMGRQPNGPTSPPLASTPIHASPRVPSACPRGRGGPEKAQEPPGQPKRRGRPPTKFFKQIEQKYLTQLMAQPVPPEMQSGWWWLKDAEELEAVVRALHPRGIREKALHKHLTKHKEYLQEVCTRATADPIFQPQATGHPVSQEALARWSVTERAYEMDLALLQWVEELEQRVLMADLQIRGWTCPSPDSARDDLRYCEHKVGVLEEITLKNRREGLPPSREATNPLDLAVLRLAALEQNMERRYLKEPLWAPHEVVVEKAVLSSPEALDLGSTEIAYEITPRMRTWRQTLERCRSAAQVSLCIYQLEKSIAWEKSVNKVTCLVCRKGDDDEHLLLCDGCDRGCHLYCHRPRMTEVPDGDWFCSVCISQAGGEYYEDPSSPRRGKKRKGGRLFGGGFPEEEESPGRRVLPRRRDTLSVPRYSGEGLSPSKRRRLSPRGQSSDLTFCEIILMEMESQEDAWPFLEPVNPRLVPGYRKIIKNPMDFATMRTRLLRGEYVSCEEFATDATLVFDNCQTFNEDDSEVGKAGRAMRRFFESRWEEFYQGKHAPNP